A region of Streptomyces sp. NBC_01750 DNA encodes the following proteins:
- a CDS encoding S8 family serine peptidase — protein MPRVLVKFQEGTALPFESGAVPELSPELLALWTLAAEQFDFLFLTPLAADMARADLRTMVNDARSAHPGETVPDPALLFAVEVPDTARPEPDTVALRLADWLNALPFVEYAEVEQRLAAAVNRPNNPCALFQYYLDDAPVGVGSDGAWSVTGGDGTGIRVGVLELFDYDRNHRDAPAKRFHITPSFATAADPFADHATAVLGIVAAADNTVDIVGVAPEASIVFASGNLQGRTPALSTGDAFSLINLIDVQLQAGDVLNLSLQLPRTLSNGQQAMLSVESSSVLRTALRLATFRGITCVIAAGNTGVDFDTAGVSFPDSGAVVVGGIVRDQPPVPVSFHVSAHSNTGSRVDCCGWAGELTTLTSVAPATVRTISEEDGGTSIATPMISGVVAAIQGRAKVVSGSPLTPAQVRGLLRDPSLGSDVVPGLGVGVMPDLAAIIPTL, from the coding sequence ATGCCACGTGTTCTGGTGAAGTTCCAGGAAGGAACCGCCCTTCCCTTCGAAAGCGGTGCCGTGCCGGAACTCTCACCCGAACTTCTGGCCCTGTGGACACTGGCCGCCGAGCAGTTCGACTTCCTGTTCCTGACGCCGCTCGCCGCGGACATGGCCCGCGCGGACCTGCGGACCATGGTGAACGACGCGCGGTCGGCCCATCCCGGGGAGACCGTCCCGGACCCCGCTCTGCTCTTCGCCGTCGAGGTCCCCGACACAGCCCGGCCGGAACCCGACACGGTCGCACTGCGGCTCGCCGACTGGCTGAATGCCCTGCCCTTTGTGGAGTACGCCGAGGTGGAACAGCGGCTTGCGGCCGCCGTGAACCGGCCGAACAACCCCTGCGCCCTGTTCCAGTACTACCTCGACGACGCTCCCGTGGGCGTGGGAAGCGATGGCGCATGGTCGGTTACCGGCGGCGACGGCACCGGCATCCGGGTGGGTGTGCTGGAGCTGTTCGACTACGACCGCAACCACCGGGACGCCCCCGCCAAGCGGTTCCACATCACACCGTCGTTCGCCACGGCCGCGGATCCGTTCGCCGACCATGCGACGGCGGTCCTCGGCATCGTCGCGGCCGCCGACAACACCGTCGACATCGTGGGAGTGGCCCCCGAAGCGAGCATTGTCTTCGCCTCGGGCAACCTTCAGGGCAGGACTCCGGCGCTCAGCACCGGCGATGCGTTCTCGCTCATCAATCTCATCGACGTCCAGCTCCAGGCCGGTGACGTACTCAACCTGTCGCTGCAGCTGCCCCGGACGCTGTCGAACGGGCAGCAGGCCATGCTCTCCGTGGAGTCCAGCAGTGTCCTGCGTACAGCCCTGCGGCTCGCCACGTTCCGCGGTATCACCTGTGTCATCGCCGCGGGGAACACGGGTGTCGACTTCGACACGGCAGGGGTCTCGTTCCCGGATTCCGGCGCCGTGGTCGTCGGCGGCATCGTGCGGGACCAGCCGCCGGTGCCCGTCTCCTTCCATGTGAGCGCCCACTCCAACACCGGCTCACGCGTGGACTGCTGCGGCTGGGCCGGCGAGCTCACGACCCTGACGAGTGTCGCGCCCGCCACTGTGAGGACGATCAGTGAGGAGGACGGCGGGACGTCGATCGCTACCCCGATGATCAGCGGCGTCGTGGCCGCGATCCAGGGTCGCGCGAAGGTGGTCAGCGGCTCACCACTGACACCGGCTCAGGTCCGCGGTCTGCTGAGGGACCCCTCCCTGGGGTCCGACGTGGTCCCCGGCCTGGGGGTCGGCGTGATGCCGGACCTCGCTGCGATCATCCCCACGCTGTAA
- the tgmA gene encoding putative ATP-grasp-modified RiPP, with the protein MRPFVLNYALPVESSAAADPYTYDSTLQLNVLSDGRPAITDRAVLLAAGTTTSTAGSQTHFDD; encoded by the coding sequence ATGAGACCGTTTGTGTTGAACTACGCGCTTCCGGTGGAGAGTTCAGCAGCCGCCGATCCCTATACCTACGACTCCACCCTGCAGTTGAACGTCCTGTCCGACGGACGCCCCGCCATCACCGACCGGGCGGTGCTCCTGGCAGCCGGTACGACGACCTCCACCGCCGGTTCCCAGACGCATTTCGACGACTGA
- a CDS encoding amino acid ABC transporter permease, whose translation MTSVLYDAPGPRARRRNVLFTVAFLIALAALVWWVVLSLIDKNQLEWVKWKPFFTDSGAWSTYLLPGLRNTLKAAALAMVIALPLGAFFGIARLSDHGWVRGAAGTVVEFFRAIPVLILMLFANAAYAAYTDISPDSRPLYAVVTGLVLYNASVLAEIVRAGILSLPLGQTDAAKAIGMRKGQTMRSVLLPQSVTAMLPAIVSQLVVIVKDTALGGALLGFSELLASVRPMSANYGANTIASFTIVAVIFVVLNFALTTFAGWLEGRLRRGMRSTGAVVGVDAVEELATPGEHVGREELGGGGGGGSGGGPTNPTK comes from the coding sequence ATGACTTCCGTCCTCTACGACGCCCCGGGGCCGCGCGCCAGGCGGCGCAATGTGCTGTTCACGGTGGCGTTCCTGATCGCACTCGCGGCGCTGGTCTGGTGGGTGGTCCTGAGCCTCATCGACAAGAACCAGCTCGAATGGGTCAAGTGGAAGCCGTTCTTCACCGACTCCGGCGCCTGGTCGACGTACCTTCTGCCAGGGCTCAGGAACACGCTCAAGGCTGCCGCCCTGGCCATGGTCATCGCGCTGCCGCTCGGAGCGTTCTTCGGTATCGCCCGGCTCTCCGACCATGGGTGGGTACGCGGCGCGGCCGGCACCGTGGTGGAGTTCTTCCGCGCCATTCCGGTGCTGATCCTGATGCTGTTCGCCAACGCGGCGTACGCCGCGTACACCGACATCAGTCCCGACAGCCGACCGCTGTACGCCGTGGTCACGGGTCTGGTGCTCTACAACGCCTCGGTACTCGCCGAGATCGTACGGGCGGGCATTCTCTCCCTCCCCCTGGGGCAGACCGACGCGGCCAAGGCGATCGGTATGCGTAAAGGCCAGACCATGCGGTCCGTGCTGCTGCCGCAGTCGGTGACCGCGATGCTCCCGGCGATCGTGAGCCAGCTGGTAGTCATCGTGAAGGACACCGCGCTCGGCGGCGCGTTGCTCGGCTTTTCCGAACTGCTGGCGTCGGTCCGCCCCATGAGCGCGAACTACGGAGCCAACACCATCGCCAGCTTCACCATCGTCGCCGTGATCTTCGTCGTGCTCAACTTCGCGCTCACCACCTTTGCCGGCTGGCTGGAGGGCCGGCTGCGCCGTGGCATGAGGTCCACCGGCGCGGTGGTCGGCGTCGATGCGGTCGAGGAACTCGCGACGCCTGGTGAGCACGTCGGCCGAGAAGAACTCGGTGGCGGCGGAGGAGGAGGGTCCGGAGGCGGGCCGACCAACCCGACGAAGTGA
- the tgmB gene encoding ATP-grasp ribosomal peptide maturase — MTVLILTCQQDVTTDMVVAGLHERGIPLVRLDPADLPGEAALSAEFVSGDFRGYLSYDGRLVSMSGLRSIWVRRPGEPAAHAVEPSEWLTAESGQALYGMLNSTTARWMNHPCVSAQARCKPWQLRIAHRSGFAVPPTLITTFPRVARQFAAQYREIVVKSTSGPPLSDPPITLPTTRIGPETDFAGVAAAPTLLQKYIPKRADIRLTCVGGRLFAARKISAAGQVDGRYGTTGHEWEPAVVPDRIARAVHDFTGLAGLAYGAFDFAEDTDGVWWFLECNQGGQFGFVELETGQPIAEAVASWLAYTAA, encoded by the coding sequence ATGACTGTGCTGATTCTGACCTGTCAGCAGGATGTGACGACGGACATGGTGGTGGCCGGTCTGCATGAACGGGGAATCCCGCTGGTGAGACTCGATCCCGCCGATCTCCCCGGGGAGGCCGCGCTGTCGGCGGAGTTCGTCAGCGGCGACTTCCGGGGGTATCTGTCGTACGACGGGCGCCTGGTGAGCATGAGCGGGCTGCGTTCCATATGGGTACGCAGGCCGGGGGAGCCCGCGGCGCACGCCGTGGAGCCGTCGGAGTGGCTCACTGCCGAGTCCGGCCAGGCGCTGTACGGCATGCTCAACTCCACCACGGCACGCTGGATGAACCATCCCTGTGTGTCCGCGCAAGCCCGCTGCAAACCATGGCAGTTGCGCATCGCCCACCGCAGCGGTTTCGCCGTGCCTCCCACTCTCATCACCACTTTCCCGCGCGTGGCACGCCAGTTCGCGGCGCAGTACCGGGAGATCGTGGTGAAGTCCACCTCCGGACCGCCGCTCAGCGATCCACCGATCACGCTGCCCACCACCCGCATCGGGCCGGAGACGGATTTCGCCGGAGTCGCGGCCGCTCCCACCCTGCTTCAGAAGTACATTCCCAAACGGGCTGACATCAGGCTGACCTGCGTCGGAGGGCGGCTGTTCGCCGCCCGGAAGATCTCCGCGGCCGGCCAGGTGGACGGGCGCTACGGCACCACCGGTCACGAGTGGGAGCCCGCCGTGGTGCCCGACCGTATCGCCAGGGCCGTCCATGACTTCACCGGCCTTGCCGGTCTCGCCTACGGGGCTTTCGACTTCGCCGAGGACACCGACGGCGTCTGGTGGTTCCTGGAGTGCAACCAGGGCGGCCAGTTCGGCTTTGTCGAGCTGGAGACGGGTCAGCCCATCGCGGAGGCGGTCGCGTCGTGGCTGGCCTACACAGCCGCGTAG
- a CDS encoding ArsR/SmtB family transcription factor, translating into MLRIHFTSHDLQNIRIAPQPDPLWELVCSVCRLQTGQGRLEFGDWRNSAHHRLRTDPVVHRALRLLRTVIPAVGYIPDFLTPSVLGADLSAGLERVRLTPRGQLVREMTRLAESRPIPGWTSLAGPGRDGLDSLTGALATYHGALLRPYWPRIRTAVGNDVSQRARTLLEGGTQALLEGLQPLGRWNSPVLEVDYPVDRDLYLEGRGLLLVPSYFCWRRPTALADPALAPVLVYPVAKAPLDAARGTEDGLERLLGRTRAAVLTEVADRHTRTTSEVAEAVGVSLPSVSYQISVLRDGGLVTSRREGKYVLHTVTPLGLQLLGAGMPAQAESLGGGIAPGAGNANGARAMLAPAGFGRDQEIVRG; encoded by the coding sequence ATGCTCCGCATTCACTTCACCTCCCACGACCTGCAGAACATCCGAATCGCTCCGCAGCCCGATCCATTGTGGGAACTGGTCTGCAGTGTCTGCCGATTACAGACCGGACAGGGGCGGCTGGAGTTCGGCGACTGGCGCAACTCGGCCCACCACAGGCTTCGCACGGATCCGGTCGTGCATCGTGCCCTGCGCCTGCTGCGGACAGTGATTCCCGCTGTCGGTTACATCCCGGACTTCCTTACCCCTTCGGTCCTCGGTGCCGATCTGTCCGCGGGTCTCGAGCGGGTGCGCCTCACCCCGCGCGGACAGCTGGTCCGCGAGATGACGCGGCTGGCCGAGTCCCGGCCGATCCCGGGCTGGACCTCGCTCGCCGGTCCCGGCCGCGACGGGCTCGACTCGCTGACAGGCGCACTGGCGACGTATCACGGGGCACTGCTGCGGCCGTACTGGCCGCGCATCCGCACCGCCGTCGGCAACGATGTCAGCCAGCGGGCGCGCACCTTGCTGGAAGGCGGCACACAGGCCCTGTTGGAAGGACTGCAGCCCCTGGGGCGGTGGAACTCCCCGGTGCTGGAGGTGGATTACCCCGTCGACCGTGACCTGTACCTGGAGGGGCGCGGACTGCTTCTCGTTCCCTCGTACTTCTGCTGGCGTCGCCCGACCGCCCTCGCGGACCCGGCCCTGGCCCCGGTGCTCGTCTATCCGGTGGCGAAAGCACCGCTCGACGCCGCGCGGGGGACGGAGGACGGACTGGAACGGCTGCTGGGCCGCACCAGGGCCGCGGTGCTCACCGAGGTGGCCGACAGACACACCCGGACCACCTCCGAGGTCGCCGAGGCCGTCGGAGTCTCGCTGCCCAGCGTGAGTTATCAGATCAGCGTCCTGCGCGACGGGGGTCTTGTGACCAGCCGCCGCGAAGGCAAGTACGTCCTGCATACGGTGACCCCGTTGGGGCTCCAGCTGCTCGGCGCCGGCATGCCGGCCCAGGCGGAGTCGCTGGGCGGCGGGATCGCTCCCGGAGCCGGAAACGCCAACGGGGCCCGCGCGATGCTTGCACCCGCCGGCTTCGGGCGTGATCAGGAAATCGTCCGGGGCTGA
- a CDS encoding amino acid ABC transporter ATP-binding protein, producing MKPKSGVTVTKENATPVTGDALVALSDVNKYFGALHVLQDIDLKVAPGEVVVVIGPSGGGKSTLCRAINRLETIDSGEIRIDGKPLPAEGRELAALRADVGMVFQSFNLFAHKTVLQNVMLGQVKVRKRDKKAAEERARQLLDRVGVASQADKYPAQLSGGQQQRVAIARALAMDPKIILFDEPTSALDPEMINEVLEVMQQLARDGMTMVVVTHEMGFARSAANRVVFMADGRIVEEATPDQFFSNPRSDRAKDFLSKILHH from the coding sequence ATGAAGCCGAAGAGCGGAGTAACAGTGACCAAGGAAAATGCCACTCCCGTCACAGGCGATGCGCTGGTCGCGCTGAGCGACGTCAATAAGTACTTCGGCGCGCTCCATGTCCTCCAGGACATCGACCTGAAGGTTGCCCCGGGCGAGGTTGTCGTCGTCATCGGGCCGTCCGGGGGCGGGAAATCCACACTGTGCCGCGCCATCAACCGACTGGAGACCATCGACTCCGGCGAGATCCGCATCGACGGCAAGCCCCTGCCCGCCGAGGGCCGCGAGCTGGCCGCACTGCGGGCCGACGTGGGCATGGTCTTCCAGTCCTTCAACCTCTTCGCACACAAGACCGTGCTGCAGAACGTGATGCTCGGCCAGGTCAAGGTCCGTAAGAGGGACAAGAAAGCCGCCGAGGAACGGGCGCGCCAGCTGCTCGACCGGGTCGGGGTCGCCTCCCAGGCGGACAAGTACCCCGCGCAGCTCTCCGGCGGCCAGCAGCAGCGCGTGGCGATCGCCAGAGCGCTGGCCATGGATCCGAAGATCATCCTCTTCGACGAGCCGACATCCGCGCTCGACCCGGAGATGATCAATGAGGTGCTGGAGGTCATGCAGCAACTCGCCAGGGACGGCATGACGATGGTCGTCGTCACCCATGAGATGGGATTCGCCCGTTCGGCCGCCAACCGCGTGGTCTTCATGGCGGACGGCCGGATCGTGGAAGAGGCGACACCCGATCAGTTCTTCAGCAACCCGCGTAGCGACCGGGCCAAGGACTTTCTTTCGAAGATCCTTCACCACTGA
- a CDS encoding glycoside hydrolase family 15 protein, whose translation MRQYPPIADHGMIGDLQTAALVASDGSIDWFCAPRFDSPSIFAALLDQDRGGSFRIAADHPDARITQLYLPDTAVLITRYLTTEGVGEVVDFMPVDTPENVTDRHRIFRAMRVVRGSMRFTVECRPRFDYGRATHKLTLSDAGDTASFTGPGIDVHLQSSAPLSTDNDLDVQGAVTLQAGELAVVVLTTGDSGGAPPEPLNADKAWATWQATVHFWHQWLRTSRYRGRWRQTVNRSAITLKLLTYAPTGAPVAAATAGLPEQIGGERNWDYRYTWIRDASLSVRSLIDLGFTEEANAFRQWLGQRVAAGATITGEPLQIMYRVDGDPHLSEEVLDNLEGYLGSFPVRIGNGAADQLQLDIYGEAALALLESGAIAETAGYQGWLAVAGVLDYLADNWDRPDEGIWETRGGRKNFTYGRLMSWVAFDRGIRLARDNARPADLERWTACRDAIFVQVMERGWNEQLQAFVQHYDTDVLDASLLLMPLVGFVAPKDPRWLATLDAMERELVSDSLVYRYDPSASPDGLRGSEGTFTLCTFHYVQALARAGRVEEARYAFEKMLTYANHVGLFAEEIGPTGEQLGNFPQAFTHMSLITAAMALDVALDKAESLGP comes from the coding sequence ATGCGCCAGTACCCGCCCATCGCCGACCACGGGATGATTGGGGACCTGCAGACCGCCGCTCTGGTGGCGTCCGACGGATCGATCGACTGGTTCTGCGCCCCGCGATTCGACTCCCCCAGCATCTTCGCCGCTCTGCTCGACCAGGACCGTGGCGGCAGCTTCCGGATCGCGGCCGACCACCCGGATGCCAGGATCACCCAGCTCTACCTCCCCGACACCGCAGTCCTGATCACCCGATACCTCACCACCGAAGGGGTGGGCGAGGTCGTGGACTTCATGCCCGTGGACACCCCGGAAAACGTGACGGACCGGCACCGGATCTTCCGAGCGATGCGCGTCGTGCGCGGCAGTATGCGGTTCACCGTGGAGTGCAGACCTCGCTTCGACTACGGCCGTGCCACGCACAAACTCACCCTGAGCGATGCCGGCGACACCGCTTCCTTCACCGGCCCCGGCATCGACGTACACCTCCAGAGCAGCGCACCGCTGAGCACCGACAACGACCTCGACGTCCAGGGCGCCGTCACATTGCAGGCCGGCGAACTCGCCGTCGTCGTACTGACCACCGGCGACAGCGGCGGCGCGCCGCCGGAGCCGCTCAACGCCGACAAGGCGTGGGCCACTTGGCAGGCGACCGTACACTTCTGGCACCAGTGGCTCCGGACGTCCCGGTACCGCGGCCGCTGGCGGCAGACCGTGAACCGCTCGGCCATCACACTCAAGCTCCTCACCTATGCGCCCACGGGCGCCCCGGTCGCCGCCGCGACCGCCGGACTGCCCGAGCAGATCGGCGGCGAACGCAACTGGGACTACCGCTACACCTGGATCCGGGACGCCTCTCTGTCCGTACGATCCCTGATCGATCTGGGTTTCACCGAGGAGGCGAACGCCTTCCGCCAGTGGCTCGGCCAGCGGGTGGCCGCGGGCGCGACCATCACCGGCGAGCCGCTGCAGATCATGTACCGGGTGGACGGCGACCCGCACCTGAGCGAGGAGGTGCTCGACAACCTGGAGGGTTATCTCGGATCGTTCCCGGTGCGCATCGGGAACGGAGCGGCCGACCAGCTCCAGCTGGACATCTACGGCGAGGCGGCATTGGCACTGCTGGAGTCCGGTGCCATCGCGGAGACCGCCGGCTACCAGGGCTGGCTGGCCGTCGCCGGTGTCCTGGACTATCTGGCCGACAACTGGGACCGGCCCGACGAGGGCATCTGGGAGACCCGCGGCGGCCGCAAGAACTTCACCTACGGCCGGCTGATGTCCTGGGTGGCCTTCGACCGCGGCATCCGTCTCGCCCGTGACAACGCCCGGCCCGCCGACCTGGAGCGCTGGACCGCCTGCCGCGACGCGATCTTTGTGCAGGTGATGGAGCGCGGCTGGAACGAGCAGCTCCAAGCCTTCGTCCAGCACTACGACACCGACGTCCTGGACGCCTCACTGCTGCTCATGCCGCTCGTCGGATTCGTCGCGCCCAAGGACCCGCGCTGGCTCGCCACACTCGACGCCATGGAGCGCGAGCTGGTATCCGACAGCCTGGTCTACCGCTACGACCCCTCGGCCTCTCCGGACGGACTCAGAGGCTCCGAGGGCACATTCACGCTCTGCACCTTCCACTATGTGCAGGCGCTCGCCCGTGCGGGGCGGGTCGAAGAGGCACGTTACGCCTTCGAGAAGATGCTCACCTACGCCAACCATGTCGGCCTTTTCGCCGAGGAGATCGGCCCGACCGGAGAGCAACTGGGAAACTTCCCACAGGCGTTCACCCACATGTCTCTCATCACGGCAGCCATGGCACTGGACGTGGCTCTCGACAAGGCCGAAAGCCTGGGACCCTAG
- a CDS encoding proprotein convertase P-domain-containing protein, producing the protein MGWCGQDVDIAGADNYVAKHGDYDTALIYQHPERADTEYFLVENRSRDDFDVNLTASGLAVYHCDIDGSNEFQQGTSAHHYQCALMQADGHLDLETNANQGDGGDLYGPTEGTALSHSSRPASLWWDGSESGLTISQVSGPGPVITFRTGTQGAAGISVAGKSSPAAVISAESAGGLTDAITLQGLGTVRELEVSIDIAHPRIGDLRVVLLSPTGRRAVLHNRTGGSTNDLRLSLDSRPPSLLAPLVGEGVAGEWKLRITDAAESSTGKLLHWELHVRTGT; encoded by the coding sequence GTGGGCTGGTGCGGGCAGGACGTCGACATCGCCGGAGCGGACAACTACGTGGCCAAGCACGGAGACTACGACACCGCCCTCATCTACCAGCACCCGGAGCGCGCAGACACCGAGTACTTCCTCGTCGAGAACCGGAGTCGCGACGACTTCGACGTGAACCTGACCGCCAGTGGACTCGCCGTCTACCACTGCGACATCGACGGATCGAATGAATTCCAGCAGGGCACGTCGGCCCATCATTACCAGTGCGCACTCATGCAGGCGGACGGTCATCTGGACCTCGAAACCAACGCCAATCAAGGCGACGGCGGCGATCTGTACGGACCGACCGAGGGCACCGCACTGTCACACAGCAGCCGCCCGGCATCTCTGTGGTGGGACGGAAGCGAGTCCGGCCTCACCATCTCGCAGGTCAGCGGTCCGGGCCCGGTGATCACATTCCGCACGGGGACACAGGGAGCGGCGGGTATCTCCGTCGCCGGAAAGTCCTCGCCCGCCGCGGTGATCTCCGCGGAGAGCGCCGGCGGTCTGACCGACGCCATCACGCTGCAGGGCCTGGGCACGGTCCGGGAGCTGGAGGTCTCGATCGATATCGCGCACCCCCGCATCGGCGATCTGCGTGTGGTGTTGCTGTCGCCGACGGGGCGCCGGGCGGTGCTCCACAATCGCACGGGCGGAAGCACCAACGACCTTCGGCTGTCGCTCGATTCAAGGCCGCCTTCCCTCCTCGCTCCACTGGTCGGCGAGGGCGTGGCAGGCGAGTGGAAGCTCAGGATCACCGACGCTGCGGAGTCCAGCACGGGCAAACTGCTGCACTGGGAGCTGCATGTGCGGACCGGAACCTGA
- a CDS encoding amino acid ABC transporter permease yields MFDFLEGYNVLGAFWVTVQLSLYSAVGALIWGTLLAAMRVSPVPLMRGFGTAYVNVVRNIPLTVIIVFTSLGLFQTLGVNLGADDFTTINFRLAVLGLIAYTSAFVCEALRSGINTVPIGQTEAARAIGLNFTQVLRLIVLPQAFRSVVGPLANVLIALIKNTTVAAAIGVAEAAALMREMIENEAQLILISAIFAFGFICLTLPTGLFLGWVSKKVAVRR; encoded by the coding sequence GTGTTCGACTTTCTTGAGGGTTACAACGTGCTGGGGGCTTTCTGGGTGACGGTGCAGCTCTCCCTCTATTCCGCCGTCGGCGCCCTGATCTGGGGAACACTCCTGGCGGCCATGCGGGTCAGCCCTGTCCCCCTCATGCGCGGCTTCGGCACCGCCTATGTCAACGTGGTGCGGAACATCCCGCTGACCGTGATCATCGTCTTCACCTCGTTGGGCCTCTTCCAGACGCTCGGCGTCAATCTCGGCGCGGACGACTTCACGACCATCAACTTCAGGCTCGCCGTGCTCGGCCTGATCGCCTACACATCCGCCTTCGTATGTGAGGCGCTGCGCTCCGGCATCAACACCGTGCCCATCGGCCAGACGGAGGCAGCGCGGGCGATCGGCCTGAACTTCACCCAGGTCCTGAGACTGATCGTCCTTCCGCAGGCATTCCGCTCCGTGGTGGGGCCGCTGGCGAACGTGCTGATCGCACTGATCAAGAACACCACCGTGGCCGCCGCGATCGGTGTCGCCGAGGCCGCGGCGCTGATGCGGGAAATGATCGAGAACGAGGCTCAGCTCATTCTCATCTCCGCCATCTTCGCGTTCGGATTCATCTGCCTCACCCTCCCGACCGGGCTGTTCCTCGGCTGGGTGAGCAAGAAGGTGGCGGTGAGGCGATGA
- a CDS encoding glutamate ABC transporter substrate-binding protein: protein MKLRMVSAAAAAALALSLTATACGSDNGNKSSSGGGDKTITVGIKFDQPGIGLKTPDGKYTGLDVDVATYVAKQLGYKPGDIEWKEAKSADRETLLQRGDVDYIVASYSITPERQKKVDFAGPYLLAHQDVLVRADDNSIKKPQDLNNKKLCSVTGSTSAQNVKTKIAPNAQLQEYGGYSECLTGVENKVIDALTTDDAILAGYAAQKEFQGKFRLGGFKLSNENYGIGVQKGSELKGKINTALEKMVKDGSWDAYVKKNLGPAGYKNEPAPKIGVIVS from the coding sequence ATGAAGCTTCGTATGGTCTCTGCCGCAGCCGCCGCTGCGCTCGCGCTGTCGCTGACCGCCACGGCCTGCGGATCCGACAACGGGAACAAGAGCAGTTCGGGTGGCGGCGACAAGACGATCACTGTCGGCATCAAGTTCGACCAGCCCGGAATCGGTCTGAAGACCCCGGACGGCAAGTACACGGGTCTCGACGTCGACGTGGCGACGTACGTGGCCAAGCAGCTCGGCTACAAGCCCGGCGACATCGAGTGGAAGGAAGCCAAGAGCGCCGACCGCGAGACGCTGCTCCAGCGCGGCGATGTGGACTACATCGTGGCCTCCTACTCGATCACGCCGGAGCGTCAGAAGAAGGTCGACTTCGCCGGCCCCTACCTCTTGGCGCACCAGGACGTCCTGGTCCGGGCGGACGACAACTCCATCAAGAAGCCCCAGGACCTGAACAACAAGAAGCTCTGCTCGGTCACCGGATCCACTTCCGCGCAGAACGTCAAGACGAAGATCGCGCCGAATGCTCAGCTGCAGGAGTACGGCGGCTACTCCGAGTGCCTCACCGGCGTCGAGAACAAGGTCATCGACGCCCTGACCACCGATGACGCGATCCTCGCCGGCTACGCCGCGCAGAAGGAGTTCCAGGGCAAGTTCAGGCTGGGCGGCTTCAAGCTGAGCAACGAGAACTACGGCATCGGTGTCCAGAAGGGCAGCGAACTCAAGGGCAAGATCAACACGGCCCTGGAGAAGATGGTCAAGGACGGTTCCTGGGACGCGTACGTCAAGAAGAACCTGGGCCCGGCCGGCTACAAGAACGAGCCTGCACCGAAGATCGGCGTCATCGTCAGCTGA
- a CDS encoding baeRF3 domain-containing protein has protein sequence MHPALSSATLSQLRRQRPYPAVTVLMPTHRREPDNAQDPVRLRNLMAEVKGQLQADPAVTRDRRIDVAEQLDMALAEIDLVHAEDGLAVFAAPGEHQVWSLGRTVPERVVLSDTFLTRNLVSAQAAERPFWVLAVSSDRISLWSGGADRVVEEARGAFPLTRSLETPDAERKERIGDVPSTFSDEQTRQFLREADAAMRGVLKSDPRTLYVAGEAVALALLDGVGTVAKGAATHIPQGGLAAGPADAVWQAVRPFVRARAEKEVVDVLGELDKARGRRAFAAGVDEIRQNVTSGRVALLAVEENYRETVRDSGGHLLPAEPGDLDALDDIVDEIVERSLDTGAEVRFVPDGTLADMGGIASALRY, from the coding sequence ATGCACCCCGCTCTCAGCTCTGCCACACTCTCCCAGCTGCGACGGCAGCGTCCCTATCCGGCAGTGACCGTTCTGATGCCCACTCATCGCCGTGAACCGGACAACGCACAGGACCCCGTCCGTCTGCGCAATCTGATGGCCGAGGTCAAGGGCCAGCTTCAAGCCGATCCGGCCGTCACCCGGGACAGGCGGATCGATGTCGCCGAGCAGTTGGACATGGCCCTGGCAGAAATCGATCTGGTGCACGCCGAGGACGGGCTGGCTGTCTTCGCCGCGCCGGGAGAACACCAGGTGTGGTCGCTGGGTCGCACGGTGCCCGAGCGCGTTGTGCTCTCGGATACCTTCCTGACCCGCAATCTCGTCTCGGCGCAGGCAGCCGAGCGTCCCTTCTGGGTGCTGGCTGTCTCCTCCGACCGCATCTCGCTGTGGAGCGGCGGAGCGGACCGTGTCGTCGAGGAGGCCAGGGGAGCGTTTCCACTGACCCGGAGCCTCGAGACGCCCGATGCCGAGCGCAAGGAGCGGATCGGCGATGTGCCCAGCACCTTCAGTGACGAGCAGACCCGCCAGTTCCTGCGGGAGGCGGACGCCGCCATGCGTGGCGTACTCAAGTCCGATCCCCGGACCCTGTATGTGGCCGGGGAAGCGGTGGCGCTCGCTCTCCTGGACGGAGTAGGAACCGTGGCCAAGGGGGCTGCCACCCACATCCCGCAGGGAGGGCTGGCGGCGGGACCAGCGGACGCCGTGTGGCAGGCCGTGCGGCCGTTCGTCCGGGCCCGGGCCGAGAAGGAAGTCGTCGACGTCCTTGGGGAACTGGACAAGGCCCGTGGACGACGGGCGTTCGCCGCCGGGGTCGACGAGATCCGGCAGAACGTGACGTCCGGCCGGGTCGCCCTGCTGGCCGTGGAAGAGAACTACCGGGAAACCGTCCGCGACTCCGGCGGTCACCTGCTGCCGGCGGAACCCGGTGACCTGGATGCCCTGGACGACATCGTTGACGAGATCGTCGAGCGGTCCCTGGACACGGGCGCGGAGGTGCGCTTCGTTCCGGACGGCACGCTCGCCGACATGGGCGGAATCGCGAGCGCCCTGCGCTACTGA